The uncultured Eubacteriales bacterium region GTACTCCAGCCGCTCGCCCGGCCTGAGACGCATTTGTTCCAGCCGCTTTTCGTCGACTGCCACCTCTGAAACGTCCCCGGTACGAATGTGTCCCTCCAGCCGGAGTAGGGCCAGAGTGGACTTGCGCAGCACCAGGGAGAGCCTGCGGCTCCCCAGCATGGTGAGATACCGCTCCACGTCTCCCCGGGCCAGGGTGTGGGCCAGCTCCTCCAGCGCGCCCCGCTGGGACGCACGGAGCAGCAGCAGAACCCCCAGCACAAGGGCTATCATCAGTGCCAGGTAGAGGAAAGTGAGGTTATCCATGCGCAGATTCTCCCCCTTTTATGGCAGAAATTCCACCAGTCTCCCCTTAGTGGGAGGGGCCGATATTTTTATCCCTCCGGCGGAAAACGGGTAACGGTGCTCCTTGTGGTCTCCACCGCCTTGGCCGCCAGCTCTGCGGCGGTCAGCTCCAGCTGGAAGACCATCTCGGCATAGGCGGAGTTGTTGGCCCCCGCCACAGTGACCCAGCCGGGGTGCTCCGCACAGAGGATGGCGCTCTGGCGGAAGGGGCTGCCGCCGGTGAGATCACAGCAGAAGAGAAGGTCGGCCTCCTCTCCGAAGGACACCGCGGCGTCCTTGAGCGCGGCGGTGAGGCTGTCTAAGTCGTCCTCCTCGTTAAAGTCCACGAAGGCCATGCCCTCGGTCTGCCCGGTGAGCATGGAAAGGCTGCGCCTGACTGCCGTGGCATACCCGCCGTGGCCGGTAACAATGACGTTTGCCATTGGTAAACACTCCTTTTTGTAGGGAAGGCCCCTGCCCGGCTGGGCAGGGGCCTTCCCTAGTTCCCTATTCTATTATATCAGTTGTCGCACTCGCGTACAAGGCGTGTATAATCGGCATAGACCTGGTGCATATAGTCGGGGGGGCACTCGGTCACGTTGGGGGAGACGAAGATGAACATCTTGTGCCCCTTCTGCTCCAGCAGCAGCGCCGTCTCGGCGGCCAGGGACTGGGTGATGGTCATCACCGCCGTGGTACTGGAAGCGCCTACCTTCTGGGGATAGCCGGGGATCTCCACAAGAGCGTCCTCCAGGGGGCAGCAGTTGTCGATGAGGATGTCTGCCACGTCGCCCAGCTTGTTGCCGGAGGAGTGGGTGGCTTTTGCCGAGCGGTAGTTCTCGCCGCTGGTGACGACGACGACCTTAAGCCCACGCTCCTTGGCGTACATGGCGGCCTCGATGGGGGCCGCGTTCAGGCCGCCATGGGAGTAGACGATCATAACCTCGCCCTCCTGGAGGTTATAGCTCTGCAGGAAGTTGGCGATGTAGCCCTCCTGCCGCTCGATCCAGAGGAGCTCCCGGGCGCCGCCGCCGCGGATAACGTTGTTCCACATCAGGCGGGGGTCCATCAGGGGATGCCAGCCCACCACGCCGCCGTAACGGGGGAACATATCCTGGATGGGAAGGACCGAGTGGCCTGAGCCGAAGAGGTGGACCAGCTTGCCCGAGGCGATGGTCTCGGCGCAGAGTTCGGCGGCCTTTTTAATGTTTTCGGCCTGGGTCTCGTCGATCTTGGTCATGATCTCGCTCATTTTGGAGATGTAGTGCAGATTGCTCATTTGGGTTCAGATTCCTTTCACGCTGTTATTTCTTTTGTCTTTCCGCTTTCCTTATGCGTACACGCCGGTGAGGTAGCCCAGGCCCGTGAGGATCAGGGCCAGGACGAGGATCAGCCCCATGACGGCCAGGGGGGACCACTTCTTCTTGGCATAGAGCTTATAAATACCCAGAGTCAGCAACAGGGGCAGAATCTTGGGGAAGATGTTGTTGATGAGGGTATCGAGGTCGATAGCGGCCGCCTCGCCGCCGGGAGGAGTGATCATGACGGGCACATAGACCGACACGTAGGAGGCGGTGAGGCCGCCCACCACGATCAGTCCCAGCACGGTCATGGCCGCGGTGATCTTGTCCAGGGACCCGGAGGACATGAACTTGTGCACACCCTCAATGCCCGACTTGTAGCCCAGTTTCCACACGCTCCAGCTTAAAATGGCGGTGAGAATGGGGTAGCCGATCATGTAGATCAGGGGGCCTACGTAGTTGAACACGCCGCCCATGTTGGTGATGGTCATGCAGATGGTGATAAGCAGGGGGATGATGGTGGCTACCCAGAGGGAGTCGCCGATGGCGCTGGTGGGTCCGATAAGGGCTACCTTGACAGCGGAGGCCACCTCGCCGGTGATCTGCTTATTGGCGACGGCCTCCTCCATGCCGCACAGGATGCCGGGGGCAATGGCGCCCAGCTGCTGCTCGGTGTTGAAGAGGGTAATGCTGCGGGCGTAAGCGTCGAGCCGGGCCTCTTTGTCACCCTTATAGAGTTCTTCGATGACGGGGGTGAGGGTGTGGGCGGTGGCGTTGCCGAGCAGGTTTTCGCCCTGCTGGGAGCAGCCGTGCCAGAAGAACCAGATGAGCCAGGATTTCTTCAGCGCCTGTGCGCTCAATTTCTTCTCAGCCATGGTTATACCGCCTCCTTCTTCTTATCAATCGCGACCACGGCGGTGTAGTAGACGACAGCCGCACAGATGGCCAGGACGGCGACTGCCATGGTGTTGAGCGCGAAATAGGTCACCAGCATAAAGCCAATCAGGAAGATGCAGAACTGCCACCCCTTCTTCATCAGGAAGGAGAGAAGGATGCCCATTCCCAGAGCGGCCATCATTCCGCCGAAGGTGGTCAGGGTAGTAATGAGCCAGCCGGGCATTACGTCGGCGATGTTAAAGCCAGTCTGGCTGCCCACCACGGCGGTGGTCACCAAAATAGCCATAGCGGGGATAAACCGGCAGAGGAAACCGATGAGGTTGCCAAGACCGGCGTTGGCGAGGGCGATGAGCTTGGGATTGCCCTCCTGGGTACCCTTCATGGCCACGCGGTTGACAATGAGGTCCAGCGCATAGGTGAGGTTCCACATGGCGACGCCGATGGCTCCACCGACGGTGGAAAAGATCCACATAGAGGCAATGGTGGCCTCGGTGGAGGCGCCCGCGTTCAGCGCCATGGCGCAGGCCACGCCAATGTAAGTCGCATAGGACAGATCCCAGCCCACGGCGCCGCCGGGAGTCACAGAGCCCAGGTTCGCCAGCTGGAGCAGGAGGCCCAGGGTAATAGCCAGAGGTACGTTGCCCATGATGAGGCCCACCAGGAAGGAAGCCACCAGGGGACGGCCCAGGTTATACCAGCCGATGGTATTGCCGACTACCGAGCCGATGGAGCCCAGGTAGGTCAATACCGCGATCAGGATCGCTTGCCAGATTTGCATGACTTGTTCTCCTCCTCTTTTTCATTTTGCCGGAATTGCGCAGCTAGACACACTTATTTCATCGCGGGCGTCCCCGCGCTGAAACCCCTAGAAATGGGCCTTCAAATCTGCCCAAGTACGCTCCTTGTCCTGAGGGAGGGCCTGGCAGATGACCTTTCCGCCGTCGGAGGCCGCAGCCTCCAGCGCGTCATAGTCGGCCTGGGTAAAGCTCAACACCTGGCTGATGCCGATGCCCCGCACGCCGTACTTGGCGTCGGGCTGCTTGGAGCAGTTGCCGATGTTGACATGCTCCGCCCCCTTGATCTCTTCCCGGAGCTCGGCCAGGTTGCGGCAGAACCGGGTGATGACCAGCCGGGTGCCGTCGATGGGGCTCTTCATGAGCTCCTTCGCCTGGGCGATGGTGACAATTTTGGGGTTGTACTGCCCCGGCACCCCCATCGTCATGATGGACTGCATCATGGGATTGGAGGCCAGCGCATCATCAATAGCGATGATCTCCTTCACGTTCAGGGTGACGCACCAGGCGGTCACGATCTGCCCGTGGATAAGCCTGTCGTCGACACGTACATAGGTTTTTCCCATAGGTTTCCTTCCTTTCCGCGCCTTGTTCTCCGCGCAGCCCGTCTTTGATGAGGGCATCATATCATACCCCTCCGGACGGGTCTATAGAAATCAGTCGTTTTGATAATTTTTGTCGCAACACGAAAATTTTCGGTTGCTCTGCCATACTATATTGGACCGCAATTCCAAGCTTTCCGTCATTTTGTATGTTTTCTCATTTCAATTTATACCGGAATGGCAAAAACCGCTTTTCAACTCCGGCCAATGATGCTATGATTAATTATAATGCAATTTTCCAAGCAGGAGGGTGCCAGGTTGAATATTTTACTCAAGATGAAACGCATCAAGGACCTCTCTCCCAGCGAGCGGCAGGTGGTTAACTTCATCCTGGACGACCCCGCCAGAGCGGCGGGCATGGGTATCACGGATCTGGCGCGGGAGTCTTTCACCAGTACCGGCACCATCATGCGCGTGACCCGGCGGCTGGAGTTGGACGGTTTCTCCAGCCTTCGCCACCAACTGGCCGCCGACCTGAACGAGTATCTGGAAACCACCGCCCTCTTCCGGCCCCAGGAACCCATTGAGCCCTCGGACACCCTATCCGATATCGTGGACAAGGTCACCAGCAATAACGTGCGGGCCGTTCTGGACGTACGCAGTTTCAACAGTCTGGACATGTTCCGTCAGGTGGTGGAAATGATGGGCGCGGCCAAGCAGCTGGATTTTTACGGCAGCGGCCTTTCTAACCTCATCTGCCACGATGCAGCCATGAAGGCCCTGCGTCTGGGGCTGCCCTCCACGGCCTACACCTACTACTCCGAGCAGGCCATGCTGGCCCGCACCTCCCCTAAGGACCATCTGGCCATCATACTCTCCTACACGGGACAGACCGACGAGATTTTACGGGTGGCCCAGTACCTCAAGAGCGGGGGCGTGCCCTCGGTATCCATTACCAGCCACACCGACAACGCCCTGCTGGAGCTGTGCTCAGTCAACCTCTTCGTAGACAGTTTTGAGTCGGTCTACCGCATCGGCGGCATGTCCAGCCGCCTGTCCTCCCTGCACCTGCTGGACATCCTATTCTCCGCCTATATCAATAAAAATTACGATAGCCTCAAACCCTCGGTAGACAAGACCTTTCTCCCTGAGACCTTCCGCCGTCTGGGCGAAAGCCTGGAGCAGTAAGGCCGCCCCCCCGCCGCCCGATAACATTACAAAAGGACTGATCCCATGAACATACTCGTCTGCATCAAGCAAGTGCCCGCCTCAAACAAGGTGGAGGTGGACAGCGTCACCGGCGTGCTCAAGCGAGAGGGGGCCGAGTCAAAGCTCAACCCCTATGACCTATACGCACTGGAGACCGCCCTGCGCCTCCGGGAAAGCCAGGGCGGCAAAGTTGCCGTTCTAACCATGGGCCCGCCCCAGGCGGAGGCCGCTATCCGGGAGGCCTTCGCCATGGGTGCTGATGAGGGCTGCCTGATCACCGACCGGCGTTTCGGCGGCGCCGACGTGCTGGCCACCAGCTACACCCTGGCTCAGGGCGCGAAAAGCTTAGGCAGTTTCGATCTCATCCTCTGCGGCAAGCAGACCACTGACGGCGACACCGCCCAGGTGGGCCCCGAAATGGCCGAGTGGCTGGAGGTACCCAGCGTATCCAGCGTCCGCCGTATTACTGAGGTAGCAGCGGACTCCATCACCGTTGAGATGGATATGCCCAGCGCTGTGGAGACCGCCCGTCTCCCTTTCCCCTGCCTTCTCACGGTGGAGAAGGACATCTACATGCCCCGGCTGCCCTCCTATGTGAAGAAGATGGCCTCCAAGGACCGGCCGGTCCTCCGCCTCACCCTGAATGACATGGAGGACACCGACGAAAAGCACTATGGCTTAAACGGCTCCCCCACCCAGGTCCAGCGCATCTTCCCGCCGGAGAACAACGTGGTGCAGGAGTTCTGGCGCGGCGAGGGGCGCGAGCTGGGAGACCGGCTCTTTGAAAAGCTCCGTACTGAGAAGTTTCTGTAAGGGGGTGGGATTATGGCAAGATTAGTGGTACATCAGGACAAGATCACCGATATCCCCGCCCTCCTGAGCGTCTGCCCCTTCGGCGCGCTGGAGGAGAAGGACGGCAAGGTGGAGATCAACGCGGGATGCA contains the following coding sequences:
- a CDS encoding PTS system fructose subfamily IIA component, which gives rise to MANVIVTGHGGYATAVRRSLSMLTGQTEGMAFVDFNEEDDLDSLTAALKDAAVSFGEEADLLFCCDLTGGSPFRQSAILCAEHPGWVTVAGANNSAYAEMVFQLELTAAELAAKAVETTRSTVTRFPPEG
- a CDS encoding conserved hypothetical protein (Evidence 4 : Homologs of previously reported genes of unknown function) — translated: MSNLHYISKMSEIMTKIDETQAENIKKAAELCAETIASGKLVHLFGSGHSVLPIQDMFPRYGGVVGWHPLMDPRLMWNNVIRGGGARELLWIERQEGYIANFLQSYNLQEGEVMIVYSHGGLNAAPIEAAMYAKERGLKVVVVTSGENYRSAKATHSSGNKLGDVADILIDNCCPLEDALVEIPGYPQKVGASSTTAVMTITQSLAAETALLLEQKGHKMFIFVSPNVTECPPDYMHQVYADYTRLVRECDN
- a CDS encoding PTS system mannose/fructose/sorbose family IID component produces the protein MAEKKLSAQALKKSWLIWFFWHGCSQQGENLLGNATAHTLTPVIEELYKGDKEARLDAYARSITLFNTEQQLGAIAPGILCGMEEAVANKQITGEVASAVKVALIGPTSAIGDSLWVATIIPLLITICMTITNMGGVFNYVGPLIYMIGYPILTAILSWSVWKLGYKSGIEGVHKFMSSGSLDKITAAMTVLGLIVVGGLTASYVSVYVPVMITPPGGEAAAIDLDTLINNIFPKILPLLLTLGIYKLYAKKKWSPLAVMGLILVLALILTGLGYLTGVYA
- a CDS encoding conserved membrane hypothetical protein (Evidence 4 : Homologs of previously reported genes of unknown function) → MQIWQAILIAVLTYLGSIGSVVGNTIGWYNLGRPLVASFLVGLIMGNVPLAITLGLLLQLANLGSVTPGGAVGWDLSYATYIGVACAMALNAGASTEATIASMWIFSTVGGAIGVAMWNLTYALDLIVNRVAMKGTQEGNPKLIALANAGLGNLIGFLCRFIPAMAILVTTAVVGSQTGFNIADVMPGWLITTLTTFGGMMAALGMGILLSFLMKKGWQFCIFLIGFMLVTYFALNTMAVAVLAICAAVVYYTAVVAIDKKKEAV
- a CDS encoding PTS system sorbose subfamily IIB component — translated: MMPSSKTGCAENKARKGRKPMGKTYVRVDDRLIHGQIVTAWCVTLNVKEIIAIDDALASNPMMQSIMTMGVPGQYNPKIVTIAQAKELMKSPIDGTRLVITRFCRNLAELREEIKGAEHVNIGNCSKQPDAKYGVRGIGISQVLSFTQADYDALEAAASDGGKVICQALPQDKERTWADLKAHF
- a CDS encoding Transcriptional regulator, RpiR family, whose protein sequence is MNILLKMKRIKDLSPSERQVVNFILDDPARAAGMGITDLARESFTSTGTIMRVTRRLELDGFSSLRHQLAADLNEYLETTALFRPQEPIEPSDTLSDIVDKVTSNNVRAVLDVRSFNSLDMFRQVVEMMGAAKQLDFYGSGLSNLICHDAAMKALRLGLPSTAYTYYSEQAMLARTSPKDHLAIILSYTGQTDEILRVAQYLKSGGVPSVSITSHTDNALLELCSVNLFVDSFESVYRIGGMSSRLSSLHLLDILFSAYINKNYDSLKPSVDKTFLPETFRRLGESLEQ
- the etfB gene encoding Electron transfer flavoprotein subunit beta, which translates into the protein MNILVCIKQVPASNKVEVDSVTGVLKREGAESKLNPYDLYALETALRLRESQGGKVAVLTMGPPQAEAAIREAFAMGADEGCLITDRRFGGADVLATSYTLAQGAKSLGSFDLILCGKQTTDGDTAQVGPEMAEWLEVPSVSSVRRITEVAADSITVEMDMPSAVETARLPFPCLLTVEKDIYMPRLPSYVKKMASKDRPVLRLTLNDMEDTDEKHYGLNGSPTQVQRIFPPENNVVQEFWRGEGRELGDRLFEKLRTEKFL